A window of the Harmonia axyridis chromosome 5, icHarAxyr1.1, whole genome shotgun sequence genome harbors these coding sequences:
- the LOC123681263 gene encoding uncharacterized protein LOC123681263, translating into MPNSPGHAHASLIPSAEGTGCQCMCVYSSSTMRNYKRKTQRGTTSQDLLKRAADAVIKDGRKLKTVARELEICHTTLQRYVKKIKSGLTPSVGFKSRMVFSEDQEAQLSEYILKSASIYFGLLPEEVRQLAYQCAVKFNVQHIPPSWHTNGKAGKDWFTNFLKRNSTLAIRTPEATSAGRASSFNRYNVNQFFEKLGDLITKYNLTPSRIWNLDETGVTTVLKPKKILAEKGTKQVGAIVSSERGTLVTVELAVSALGNSIPPMFVFPRLKFKDLFIRGGPPECIGAGNQSGWMTNKEFLVFMDHFIKHTKPSPDEPVLLLLDNHSSHIDIDVIEKAKKNSVILLSFPPHCTHRLQPLDVGVNGPFKAYCSKAQNNWLRTNPGKTMSIYEIPGIVKYALPLAATPINISNAFKKAGIWPYDPNIFTDKDYAPSSVTDRPMPENRPSQDTDHFPVPLNNQERTAEYLNDSNNVGCNIEIETTPSILQQSDCSVEPSGNPEHVGRQCSQETTPCCSFQLPQSSADNNAGDENTIIFSPDLIRPLPKAPPRLVGRNKGRKRKTAVLTDTPEKDALAEEHANKKKKKEIETTKKGKGKCTGQGKQAKRTTKNPAKRRVLQDDDTSDEEQDWYCIICCDAYSNSAPREKWIQCIECKNWAHSQCIDDEESPAFVCPNCYSDQSSIE; encoded by the exons ATGCCTAACAGTCCGGGACATGCGCATGCCAGTTTAATTCCGTCCGCCGAAGGGACAGGGTGTCAGTGCATGTGTGTGTATTCGAGCTCTAC AATGAGGAATTACAAGCGGAAAACTCAAAGGGGAACTACATCCCAAGATCTTCTAAAAAGAGCGGCTGATGCAGTCATCAAGGATGGACGTAAATTAAAAACAGTTGCACGTGAATTGGAAATTTGCCATACAACTCTTCAAAggtatgtcaaaaaaattaaaagtggaCTTACTCCTTCGGTTGGTTTTAAATCTAGAATGGTGTTTAGTGAAGATCAAGAGGCACAACTGTCTGAGTACATTTTGAAAAGTGCCTCTATTTATTTTGGTCTTCTACCAGAAGAAGTACGACAACTTGCTTACCAGTGTGCCGTGAAGTTTAATGTTCAACACATCCCACCATCTTGGCATACCAATGGTAAGGCTGGCAAGGATTGGTTTACAAACTTCCTGAAGAGGAACTCTACTCTTGCAATAAGAACACCAGAAGCTACCAGTGCCGGACGCGCGAGCTCGTTCAACAGATATAATGtaaatcaatttttcgaaaaacttggCGACTTGATTACAAAATATAATCTTACTCCTTCACGTATATGGAATTTGGACGAGACTGGTGTCACAACTGtgttaaaaccgaaaaaaattttggctGAAAAAGGAACAAAGCAAGTAGGAGCAATTGTTTCATCTGAACGTGGAACTTTAGTCACTGTTGAGCTAGCGGTGAGTGCTCTGGGAAACTCGATTCCGCCGATGTTTGTTTTCCCGCGTTTGAAATTTAAGGACCTGTTTATCCGAGGTGGTCCTCCTGAGTGTATTGGGGCTGGTAATCAATCCGGTTGGATGACAAACAAAGAGTTCTTAGTGTTTATGGATCATTTCATAAAGCATACTAAGCCTAGTCCTGATGAACCAGTGTTATTACTACTAGACAATCATTCATCTCATATTGATATTGATGTGATCGAAAAGGCCAAGAAAAACtctgttatattattatcattcccACCACACTGCACCCACCGTCTGCAACCCCTGGATGTTGGTGTCAACGGCCCATTCAAAGCATACTGTTCTAAAGCTCAAAACAACTGGCTGAGAACTAATCCCGGGAAAACTATGAGCATTTATGAAATACCAGGTATTGTAAAATACGCTTTGCCGCTTGCAGCAACTCCTATCAATATAAGCAACGCATTTAAAAAGGCTGGCATTTGGCCCTATGACCCAAATATCTTCACAGACAAAGATTATGCGCCGTCTTCTGTCACTGACCGCCCGATGCCAGAAAATCGACCCTCACAAGATACAGACCACTTTCCTGTCCCTCTAAACAATCAAGAAAGGACTGCTGAATATCTTAATGACTCAAATAATGTCGGCTGCAATATAGAGATTGAGACTACTCCATCAATTCTACAGCAAAGCGACTGCAGCGTTGAACCATCAGGTAATCCAGAACATGTGGGACGTCAATGCTCTCAGGAGACTACCCCTTGTTGCAGCTTCCAACTTCCTCAATCATCAGCTGATAACAACGCGGGAgatgaaaatacaataattttctcaCCAGACCTCATAAGACCACTGCCTAAAGCACCTCCTCGATTAGTTGGACGCAATAAAGGACGTAAAAGAAAGACAGCTGTTCTTACGGACACTCCAGAGAAGGATGCTTTGGCCGAAGAACATGctaataaaaagaagaaaaaagagatTGAAACTACAAAGAAGGGTAAAGGAAAATGCACGGGACAAGGTAAACAAGCAAAAAGAACGACTAAGAACCCCGCTAAGAGAAGAGTCTTGCAAGATGATGACACTTCTGATGAGGAACAAGATTGGTATTGCATCATATGTTGTGACGCATATTCTAATTCTGCCCCTAGAGAAAAATGGATTCAATGCATAGAATGCAAGAATTGGGCCCATTCACAATGTATTGACGATGAAGAAAGCCCAGCATTTGTATGTCCAAATTGCTATTCTGATCAGTCATCTATAGAGTAA
- the LOC123680829 gene encoding uncharacterized protein LOC123680829 — translation MLDRLKIAHFNTRSLIAHFEDVRQLLHTESIDILCLSETWLNEAIEDKNVVIKDYCLFRVDRNDGRRGGGLMVYIRKHLKISVSKIDVKKPCDFEYMFLKLNLGGKSCILGLIYRPPNYGVNTCIEQMDELLSQLIPTSDYFMLMGDVNVNMLDVTNRLNLCCSNYGLTQVIDVATRISRFSESLLDPIFMSFPEKKLDHGTVDIHFSDHRLVYVTVNLKIPRFKQKFVTVRNFKYFNHDMFLNDLLSLTWHDFYRAERIDEKVNLFEENIQYIFNLHAPFRTYRVSKPRAPWLTDDLRLMMRERDNAFSKFRISNSEEDRLKYKELRNNVLYRVRQKKKE, via the coding sequence ATGTTGGATAGATTGAAGATAGCACACTTCAATACTCGTTCCCTGATAGCCCATTTTGAGGATGTAAGACAGCTCTTACACACTGAATCCATTGATATATTGTGTTTGTCTGAAACCTGGCTCAATGAGGCCATAGAGGATAAAAATGTCGTAATTAAAGATTATTGCTTGTTCCGGGTAGATAGAAATGATGGACGCAGGGGTGGCGGTTTGATGGTTTATATTagaaaacatttgaaaatttcgGTATCGAAAATTGATGTTAAGAAGCCGTGCGATTTTGAATATATGTTCCTTAAACTCAATTTAGGCGGTAAGTCTTGCATTTTGGGACTAATTTATCGGCCCCCTAATTATGGAGTGAATACTTGTATAGAACAAATGGATGAGTTGCTGTCACAACTGATTCCGACTTCTGATTACTTCATGCTGATGGGGGATGTAAATGTAAATATGCTTGACGTAACTAACCGCTTGAATCTTTGTTGTTCTAATTACGGATTGACTCAGGTTATAGATGTTGCAACGCGTATTTCGCGGTTTTCTGAGAGTCTCCTCGATCCTATTTTCATGAGTTTTCCTGAAAAGAAATTAGATCATGGAACTGTTGATATTCACTTCTCAGATCACAGATTAGTATATGTTACTGTAAACCTAAAGATACCACGGTTCAAACAAAAATTCGTGACTGTTCGTAATTTTAAGTATTTCAATCACGATatgtttttgaatgatttgCTAAGTCTGACATGGCATGATTTCTATAGAGCTGAGAGAATTGATGAGAAGGTGAATCTTTTTGAGGAAAACATACAATACATATTCAATTTGCATGCACCTTTTCGTACCTACAGAGTGAGTAAGCCGCGAGCGCCTTGGCTGACTGATGATCTTAGGCTTATGATGAGGGAGAGAGATAACGCATTCAGTAAGTTCAGGATATCCAACAGTGAGGAGGATAGGTTGAAGTACAAGGAGcttagaaataatgttttgtaCCGTGTccgacagaaaaaaaaagaataa